One window of Cellulomonas shaoxiangyii genomic DNA carries:
- a CDS encoding helix-turn-helix transcriptional regulator: MHEPCRFAATEPHSCGAAPTAPTAPAAPAGPAGTAPRTAPRTAPTPVPGASPLAGQSPEAVLQWLLGAVLKGGAAAVPAGDQPSAADVLRSSSSVFVMIGDDLLGTDALAVLDRVGRRPAGTTARVLVPPSCTRRGAVRQLLTRLATAEGTRVRTALSSLDVLAVVAPQGPIIVQHAGGVPQHVQSPALQASFLCMVEAVWQSATELETIAALEDTSLPPERRAAVLGYLVDGVKDESAARLLDVSVRTYRRYVARIMEELGAASRFQAGVHAVRAGLVRR, translated from the coding sequence GTGCACGAGCCGTGCCGGTTCGCAGCGACCGAGCCGCACTCCTGCGGTGCCGCACCGACCGCACCGACCGCACCGGCCGCACCGGCCGGACCGGCCGGCACGGCACCCCGCACGGCACCCCGCACGGCACCGACGCCCGTACCGGGCGCCTCGCCGCTCGCCGGCCAGAGCCCGGAGGCCGTGCTCCAGTGGCTGCTCGGTGCCGTGCTGAAGGGCGGTGCGGCGGCCGTGCCGGCGGGCGACCAGCCGTCGGCCGCCGACGTGCTGCGCTCGTCCTCGAGCGTCTTCGTCATGATCGGCGACGACCTGCTCGGCACCGACGCGCTGGCGGTGCTCGACCGGGTCGGGCGCCGGCCGGCCGGCACGACCGCCCGCGTGCTCGTCCCGCCGTCCTGCACGCGCCGCGGCGCCGTGCGGCAGCTGCTCACCCGGCTGGCGACGGCGGAGGGGACACGCGTGCGCACCGCGCTGAGCAGCCTGGACGTGCTCGCGGTCGTGGCGCCCCAGGGGCCGATCATCGTCCAGCACGCCGGCGGGGTGCCCCAGCACGTGCAGTCCCCGGCGCTGCAGGCGTCGTTCCTGTGCATGGTCGAGGCCGTGTGGCAGAGCGCGACCGAGCTGGAGACCATCGCCGCGCTGGAGGACACCTCCCTGCCGCCCGAGCGCCGGGCCGCCGTGCTCGGCTACCTCGTGGACGGCGTCAAGGACGAGTCCGCGGCGCGGCTCCTCGACGTGTCCGTGCGCACGTACCGCCGGTACGTCGCGCGGATCATGGAGGAGCTGGGCGCCGCGTCCCGGTTCCAGGCGGGCGTGCACGCCGTGCGCGCCGGACTCGTGAGGAGATGA
- a CDS encoding alpha/beta hydrolase has protein sequence MTISARAGAWYGRRVAERLFHPPRRTHHRTPADRGLAYTEDAVTTDDGVRLHLWVVPGGEDRVAVVGHGIGLTKSASLLQARLLHERGYTVVMFDHRNHALSGHDPARTDLSDRFTRDVEATVQHARRLRPDARTLVVWGFSFSTFPSFWLLSRDRCEVDAVLCDSGPADALEPLFGGFVDSGAVPLPGPLRRPAVRDALVAACAERAVAMLGADWPPPATGRFATTPMLFLASSGDTIVPADLVRRLADRYPHARTEVVRGRHLAGLKEDADAYGRHVSDFLDSVERAAEPSTVDAHPQPPA, from the coding sequence GTGACGATCTCAGCCCGTGCGGGCGCCTGGTACGGGCGCAGGGTCGCGGAACGCCTGTTCCACCCCCCGCGCCGCACGCACCACCGGACGCCGGCGGACCGCGGGCTGGCGTACACCGAGGACGCCGTGACCACCGACGACGGCGTGCGGCTGCACCTGTGGGTCGTGCCCGGCGGCGAGGACCGGGTCGCGGTGGTCGGCCACGGCATCGGGCTCACCAAGTCGGCCAGCCTCCTGCAGGCGCGGCTGCTGCACGAGCGCGGCTACACGGTCGTGATGTTCGACCACCGCAACCACGCCCTGTCGGGGCACGACCCGGCGCGCACCGACCTGTCCGACCGGTTCACGCGCGACGTCGAGGCCACCGTGCAGCACGCACGCCGGCTGCGCCCGGACGCGCGCACGCTGGTCGTGTGGGGCTTCTCGTTCTCCACGTTCCCGTCGTTCTGGCTGCTGTCGCGCGACCGGTGCGAGGTCGACGCCGTGCTGTGCGACAGCGGCCCGGCCGACGCGCTGGAGCCGCTGTTCGGCGGCTTCGTCGACTCCGGCGCGGTGCCGCTGCCCGGGCCGCTGCGACGCCCGGCCGTGCGTGACGCCCTCGTCGCGGCCTGCGCCGAGCGGGCCGTCGCGATGCTCGGCGCCGACTGGCCGCCGCCCGCCACGGGCCGGTTCGCGACCACGCCGATGCTGTTCCTCGCCAGCAGCGGGGACACGATCGTGCCCGCCGACCTCGTGCGGCGGCTCGCCGACCGCTACCCGCACGCCCGCACCGAGGTGGTGCGCGGACGCCACCTCGCCGGTCTCAAGGAGGACGCGGACGCGTACGGCCGGCACGTCAGCGACTTCCTCGACTCCGTGGAGCGCGCGGCGGAGCCCAGCACGGTCGACGCTCACCCGCAGCCGCCCGCGTGA